One genomic segment of Microcella indica includes these proteins:
- a CDS encoding FKBP-type peptidyl-prolyl cis-trans isomerase, which yields MPVPDRYRSFLVRRTPFALLTAGLLVSLAACTPGDGSPDAALEGCVEAGDASQAVAVDGAAGSAPEISFEAPLVAESTQRSLLTEGEGDRAENGDTVLIEYSVFNGETGDELASTGFTGENAEAFPIDTASEQLVGFSLLLECAAPGARIAGVIPPAEGFGEAGIPELQLAGTESLVFVIDVVEILDAPLDRAEGAAGEAPDGFPEVTLDDDGAPTIVIPDEAPPAEFGLAVLIEGEGPVVEEGAEVTVHYTGINWNTGDVFDSSWQRGAPATFPTDGVIQGFRDALVGQAVGSQVIAIIPPDLGYGPQGGTPDGSIGAEDTIVFVVDILGTR from the coding sequence GTGCCCGTCCCCGACCGCTACCGGAGCTTCCTCGTGCGCCGTACTCCCTTCGCCCTGCTGACCGCGGGCCTTCTCGTCTCCCTCGCCGCGTGCACCCCCGGCGACGGTTCACCGGACGCCGCCCTCGAGGGCTGCGTCGAGGCCGGTGACGCCTCGCAGGCCGTCGCGGTCGACGGCGCTGCCGGGTCGGCGCCCGAGATCAGCTTCGAGGCTCCGCTCGTGGCCGAGTCGACGCAGCGATCACTGCTGACCGAGGGCGAGGGCGATCGCGCCGAGAACGGCGACACCGTCCTCATCGAGTACTCCGTGTTCAACGGGGAGACCGGCGACGAGCTCGCGTCGACGGGCTTCACGGGCGAGAACGCCGAGGCCTTCCCCATCGACACCGCGAGCGAGCAGCTCGTCGGCTTCTCGCTCCTCCTCGAGTGCGCCGCACCCGGCGCCCGCATCGCGGGCGTCATCCCACCCGCTGAGGGCTTCGGCGAGGCGGGTATCCCCGAGCTGCAGCTCGCGGGCACCGAGTCCCTCGTCTTCGTGATCGACGTCGTCGAGATCCTCGACGCGCCCCTCGACCGCGCCGAGGGCGCGGCGGGCGAGGCGCCCGACGGCTTCCCCGAGGTCACGCTCGACGACGACGGCGCGCCGACGATCGTCATCCCCGACGAGGCGCCGCCCGCCGAGTTCGGCCTCGCCGTGCTCATCGAGGGAGAGGGCCCCGTCGTCGAGGAGGGCGCCGAGGTGACCGTGCACTACACGGGCATCAACTGGAACACGGGCGACGTCTTCGACTCCAGCTGGCAGCGCGGCGCCCCCGCCACGTTCCCCACCGACGGCGTCATCCAGGGCTTCCGCGATGCGCTCGTCGGCCAGGCCGTCGGCTCCCAGGTCATCGCGATCATCCCGCCCGACCTCGGCTACGGCCCGCAGGGCGGCACGCCAGACGGCTCGATTGGCGCGGAGGACACGATCGTCTTCGTCGTCGACATCCTCGGCACGCGCTGA
- the dxr gene encoding 1-deoxy-D-xylulose-5-phosphate reductoisomerase — protein sequence MRDIIVLGSTGSIGVQALEVIAANPERFRVVGLAAGRNRELVEQQARDHSVQHVALGAEAAAELVRDVACDVVLNGITGSVGLAPTLAALRAGRILALANKESLIVGGSLVTDLAAPGQIVPVDSEHSAIAQSLLAGEHHEVRRLVLTASGGPFRGRTRAELADVTPAQALAHPTWDMGRVITTNSATLVNKGLEVIEAHLLFDVPYERIDVTVHPQSIVHSMVEFVDGSTIAQCSPPDMRLPISLGLDWPHRVAGVGAPLDWSTASTWTFEPLDEVAFPAVALAKQVGAAGATFPAVFNAANEQAVHAFHDGALGYLEILDTVRAVVDRHEPHAMTLDGVLDAERWARAEADALIGSR from the coding sequence ATGCGCGACATCATCGTCCTCGGCTCCACGGGCTCCATCGGGGTCCAGGCCCTCGAGGTCATCGCCGCGAACCCGGAGCGCTTCCGCGTCGTCGGGCTCGCAGCCGGCCGCAATCGCGAGCTCGTGGAGCAGCAGGCACGAGACCACTCCGTGCAGCACGTCGCCCTCGGCGCCGAGGCCGCAGCCGAGCTCGTGCGGGATGTCGCCTGCGACGTCGTGCTCAACGGCATCACCGGGTCGGTCGGTCTCGCGCCGACGCTCGCGGCGCTGCGCGCGGGGCGCATCCTGGCCCTTGCCAACAAGGAGAGCCTCATCGTCGGCGGGTCCCTCGTGACGGACCTCGCGGCGCCCGGCCAGATCGTGCCAGTCGACAGCGAGCACTCCGCGATCGCGCAGTCTCTGCTCGCGGGCGAGCACCACGAGGTGCGCCGGCTCGTGCTCACGGCGAGCGGCGGCCCGTTCCGCGGGCGAACGCGTGCCGAGCTCGCCGACGTCACGCCCGCGCAAGCGCTTGCGCACCCGACGTGGGATATGGGGCGCGTCATCACGACCAACTCGGCCACGCTCGTCAACAAGGGCCTCGAGGTCATCGAGGCGCACCTGCTCTTCGACGTCCCCTACGAGCGCATCGACGTGACCGTGCACCCGCAGTCGATCGTGCACTCGATGGTCGAGTTCGTCGACGGCTCGACGATCGCGCAGTGCTCGCCGCCCGACATGCGCCTGCCGATCTCCCTGGGCCTCGACTGGCCGCATCGCGTCGCCGGTGTCGGTGCGCCACTCGACTGGAGCACGGCGAGCACGTGGACTTTCGAGCCGCTCGACGAGGTGGCCTTCCCGGCCGTCGCGCTCGCCAAGCAGGTGGGTGCTGCGGGGGCGACGTTCCCGGCGGTGTTCAACGCGGCCAACGAGCAGGCCGTGCACGCCTTCCATGACGGGGCGCTCGGCTACCTCGAGATCCTCGATACCGTGCGCGCGGTCGTCGATCGGCACGAGCCGCACGCCATGACCCTCGACGGCGTGCTCGACGCCGAGCGCTGGGCGCGCGCCGAGGCCGACGCGCTCATCGGCTCACGCTGA
- a CDS encoding M50 family metallopeptidase: protein METVLLYIVGILVVVVGLVVSIALHELGHFVPAKLFGVRVGQFMVGFGRTIVSWRRGGTEYGFKWIPLGGYISMAGMYPPAAGSAERYATTGFFQTLVQDARSASADTIVEGEEHRSFYRLAVWKRVIVMLGGPLMNLVIAVVLYAVVLMGFGLAQPSTTIGSVNECVLPATSERQECAPGDPLAPGAEAGLLPGDRIVAIDGAPIDEWDAVLTTVRDAAGEPLDFTLDRGGSAVSTTLTPLLTERYVIDERGQLVEGADGELLTQQVGFIGIGAAFETAQQPASEVLPAVGDNIVRVGEIILTLPQRMIDVAEAAFGPGERDPNGPISVVGVGRIAGEIASIDTLPVVERISALTGLLASLNVALFVFNLIPLLPLDGGHIAGALFEGARRRLWALFGKPDPGPVDTAKLVPITLAVVVVLGVMSALLIYADIVKPITLF from the coding sequence GTGGAGACCGTGCTGCTGTACATCGTCGGCATCCTCGTCGTCGTCGTCGGCCTCGTGGTGTCGATCGCCCTGCACGAGCTCGGCCACTTCGTGCCCGCGAAGCTCTTCGGCGTGCGCGTGGGCCAGTTCATGGTCGGCTTCGGGCGCACGATCGTGTCGTGGCGGCGTGGCGGCACCGAGTACGGGTTCAAGTGGATCCCGCTCGGCGGCTACATCTCGATGGCGGGCATGTATCCGCCCGCCGCCGGCTCGGCGGAGCGCTATGCGACAACGGGCTTCTTCCAGACCCTCGTGCAGGACGCCCGCTCGGCTTCCGCCGACACGATCGTCGAGGGGGAGGAGCACCGTTCCTTCTACCGGCTGGCGGTGTGGAAGCGCGTCATCGTCATGCTCGGCGGCCCGCTCATGAACCTCGTCATCGCGGTCGTGCTCTACGCGGTCGTGCTCATGGGCTTCGGCCTCGCGCAGCCCTCGACGACGATCGGCAGCGTCAACGAGTGCGTGCTGCCGGCGACGAGCGAGCGCCAGGAGTGCGCGCCGGGCGATCCGCTCGCGCCGGGTGCGGAGGCAGGGCTGCTGCCGGGGGATCGCATCGTCGCGATCGACGGCGCCCCGATCGATGAGTGGGATGCCGTGCTCACGACGGTGCGCGACGCAGCCGGCGAGCCCCTCGACTTCACCCTCGACCGCGGAGGCTCGGCGGTGTCGACCACGCTCACACCGCTGCTCACGGAGCGCTACGTGATCGACGAGCGCGGTCAGCTCGTGGAGGGCGCGGACGGCGAGCTGCTCACGCAGCAGGTCGGGTTCATCGGCATCGGCGCAGCCTTCGAGACGGCCCAGCAGCCCGCGAGCGAGGTTCTCCCCGCCGTGGGCGACAACATCGTGCGGGTGGGCGAGATCATCCTGACGCTGCCCCAGCGCATGATCGACGTCGCCGAGGCCGCCTTCGGCCCGGGGGAGCGCGACCCCAACGGCCCGATCAGCGTGGTGGGCGTCGGCCGTATCGCGGGCGAGATCGCGAGCATCGACACGCTGCCCGTCGTCGAGCGCATCTCCGCGCTCACGGGTCTCCTCGCCTCGCTCAACGTCGCCCTCTTCGTGTTCAACCTCATCCCGCTCCTGCCGCTCGACGGCGGGCACATCGCCGGGGCATTGTTCGAGGGTGCGCGCCGTCGTCTGTGGGCGCTCTTCGGCAAGCCCGACCCCGGGCCGGTCGACACGGCCAAGCTCGTGCCGATCACGCTTGCCGTGGTGGTGGTGCTCGGCGTCATGAGCGCTCTGCTCATCTACGCCGACATCGTCAAGCCGATCACCCTGTTCTAG
- a CDS encoding IS481 family transposase, which yields MSHGNAALTPRQRLRLARQVVDDGWSISAAADYFRVSYPTAAKWAKRYLELGPEGMADRSSRPHTHPNKTPQAVVKKIVHLRIKKRLGPVQIAGLLGVPSSTVHAVLVRCKLNRLSHVDVKTGEPARRYEHDRPEAMIHVDVKKLGNIPNGGGWRFVGREQGRRNRQSTPGLARSRHHNELMRHAFVHTVIDDNSRVAYAEIHDDETAATAIGVLRRATSWFADRGVTVERVLSDNGSAYRSHAWRAACRELGITPKRTRPYRPQTNGKIERFHRTMADGWAFTKHYNSESARRAALPAWLHHYNHHRLHTAIGKVPPISRLNNLPGHYN from the coding sequence GTGTCCCACGGTAATGCCGCCCTGACGCCTCGCCAACGTCTTCGCCTTGCCCGGCAGGTTGTCGATGATGGCTGGTCGATCTCGGCCGCGGCTGACTACTTTCGCGTGTCCTATCCGACGGCAGCGAAATGGGCCAAACGGTATCTCGAGCTCGGCCCTGAAGGCATGGCCGATCGCTCCAGCCGACCCCACACGCATCCCAACAAGACGCCGCAGGCGGTGGTGAAGAAGATCGTGCATTTGCGGATCAAGAAGCGTCTCGGGCCGGTTCAGATCGCTGGCCTGCTGGGCGTGCCCTCCTCGACCGTGCACGCGGTGCTGGTGCGCTGCAAACTCAACCGCCTCTCCCACGTGGACGTGAAGACCGGAGAGCCGGCTCGCCGCTACGAGCATGACAGGCCGGAGGCGATGATCCACGTCGACGTGAAGAAGCTGGGCAACATTCCCAACGGCGGAGGGTGGCGGTTCGTGGGCCGCGAACAGGGCAGACGAAATCGTCAGTCAACACCCGGTCTCGCACGCAGCAGACATCACAACGAGCTGATGCGGCACGCCTTCGTTCACACCGTCATCGATGACAACTCTCGCGTGGCCTACGCCGAGATCCACGACGACGAGACCGCAGCCACCGCAATCGGGGTGCTCCGGCGAGCAACGTCCTGGTTCGCCGATCGTGGCGTCACCGTCGAGCGCGTGCTCTCTGACAATGGCTCCGCCTACCGATCCCATGCATGGAGGGCCGCCTGCCGTGAGTTGGGGATCACGCCGAAGCGAACCCGCCCCTACCGGCCGCAGACCAACGGAAAGATCGAACGGTTCCACCGCACCATGGCCGACGGATGGGCATTCACGAAGCACTACAACTCCGAGTCAGCCCGCCGAGCAGCCCTCCCGGCATGGCTCCATCACTACAATCACCATCGGCTGCACACGGCCATCGGCAAGGTCCCACCCATCAGCCGGCTAAACAACCTGCCTGGGCACTACAACTAG
- a CDS encoding substrate-binding domain-containing protein, which yields MRTQKFFVPAILAIAGLTLAGCAPTASDPGTDGEAQPAVPVAVITSETGPLAAYGGAYLAGFEAGLDYATDGTGAVDGREIDVTVYDDAGDTDTAVNLARDVIGQGVQILAGTVSSGIALSLAEQAEQNQILYIAGPSAADAVTGINDYTFRSGRQTYQDVATAGTFIGDPAGQKVVVFAQDTAFGQGNLAGVDAVLGGAGAEVEGILVPEDATEFTPFAQQILSADADLVFVAWAGATSAAMWQALDQQGVFDAIPVVTGLGDVATYGAYAEASDQISFLNHYFGGAAGTEVEAAMIERLEAAGATPDLFSPDGFVAAQMVVQAIREGGDDVDGMIAALEGWTFEGPKGTTTIRAEDHAVLQPMFQARLVEQDGSWVPELIEIVEADTVAPPVVG from the coding sequence ATGCGCACCCAGAAGTTCTTCGTCCCGGCGATCCTCGCGATCGCCGGCCTCACGCTCGCGGGCTGTGCGCCCACGGCGAGCGATCCCGGCACCGACGGTGAGGCGCAGCCCGCCGTTCCCGTCGCGGTCATCACCTCCGAGACCGGCCCGCTCGCCGCCTACGGCGGCGCATACCTCGCCGGCTTCGAAGCCGGTCTCGACTACGCGACCGACGGCACGGGAGCCGTCGACGGCCGAGAGATCGACGTCACGGTCTACGATGACGCCGGTGACACCGACACCGCCGTCAACCTCGCTCGCGACGTCATCGGTCAGGGTGTCCAGATCCTCGCCGGCACCGTGTCCTCGGGCATCGCCCTCTCGCTCGCGGAGCAGGCCGAGCAGAACCAGATCCTCTACATCGCGGGCCCCTCGGCGGCAGACGCCGTGACGGGCATCAACGACTACACCTTCCGCTCGGGACGCCAGACCTACCAGGACGTCGCCACGGCGGGAACGTTCATCGGCGACCCGGCCGGTCAGAAGGTCGTCGTCTTCGCGCAGGACACCGCATTCGGTCAGGGCAACCTCGCCGGCGTCGACGCGGTACTCGGCGGAGCGGGAGCGGAGGTCGAGGGAATTCTCGTCCCCGAGGACGCGACCGAGTTCACTCCCTTCGCCCAGCAGATCCTCTCCGCCGACGCCGACCTGGTCTTCGTGGCCTGGGCCGGTGCGACGAGCGCGGCCATGTGGCAGGCGCTCGACCAGCAGGGCGTGTTCGACGCGATCCCCGTCGTCACCGGTCTCGGTGACGTCGCCACCTACGGCGCCTACGCCGAGGCGAGCGACCAGATCAGCTTCCTCAACCACTACTTCGGCGGGGCCGCGGGCACCGAGGTCGAGGCGGCCATGATCGAGCGCCTCGAGGCCGCGGGCGCCACGCCGGACCTGTTCTCCCCCGACGGCTTCGTCGCCGCGCAGATGGTCGTGCAGGCGATCCGCGAGGGCGGCGATGACGTCGACGGCATGATCGCGGCGCTCGAGGGCTGGACCTTCGAGGGGCCGAAGGGCACGACGACGATTCGAGCCGAGGACCACGCTGTGCTGCAGCCGATGTTCCAGGCCCGCCTGGTGGAGCAGGACGGCTCGTGGGTGCCGGAGCTCATCGAGATCGTCGAGGCCGACACGGTCGCCCCGCCGGTCGTCGGCTAG
- a CDS encoding ABC transporter ATP-binding protein has product MTDQPVLAVEHLELQIGGARIIDDVTLSVGRGEMLGVIGPNGAGKTTLFNLMSGIMTPTGGRVLLRGDDVTRLTVQRRARAGLGRTFQTSSLFTGLSALENVRLSAQVSIGHELSVLARPRRGDAATSAAEERLEEVGLTHHAETTAGVLSHGDKRKLEIAMLLATEPSVILLDEPMAGVASGDVPELVEVIRRVHRSGRTVLMVEHHMDVVLGLVDTVAVMHHGQVLAWDTPQAVMADPTVQSAYLGESL; this is encoded by the coding sequence ATGACCGACCAGCCCGTGCTCGCCGTCGAGCACCTCGAGCTGCAGATCGGGGGCGCACGCATCATCGATGACGTGACGCTCTCGGTCGGCCGCGGCGAGATGCTCGGCGTCATCGGCCCCAACGGCGCCGGCAAGACGACACTGTTCAACCTCATGAGCGGCATCATGACCCCCACCGGGGGCCGGGTGCTGCTGCGCGGGGACGACGTGACGCGCCTGACCGTGCAGCGCCGCGCACGGGCTGGTCTCGGTCGCACTTTCCAGACCTCGAGTCTCTTCACGGGGCTCTCTGCGCTCGAGAACGTTCGCCTCTCCGCTCAGGTGTCGATCGGGCACGAGCTCTCGGTGCTCGCCCGTCCGAGGCGGGGTGACGCCGCGACGAGCGCGGCCGAGGAGAGGCTCGAGGAGGTCGGGCTCACGCACCACGCCGAGACGACGGCTGGCGTGCTCTCGCACGGCGACAAGCGCAAGCTCGAGATCGCCATGCTGCTCGCGACCGAGCCGAGTGTCATCCTCCTCGACGAGCCCATGGCAGGAGTCGCCTCCGGCGATGTGCCCGAGCTCGTCGAGGTCATCCGCCGGGTCCACCGCAGCGGCCGCACGGTGCTCATGGTCGAGCACCACATGGACGTCGTGCTCGGGCTCGTCGACACTGTCGCGGTCATGCACCACGGCCAGGTGCTCGCGTGGGATACCCCGCAGGCCGTCATGGCCGACCCGACCGTGCAGTCCGCCTATCTGGGAGAGAGCCTGTGA
- a CDS encoding ABC transporter ATP-binding protein, translating into MSAPSSTAPLLRVSGLSALIDGQQVVESVDFEVPPTGVTAVLGRNGVGKTSTLRAIMGLITRSGTVEFEGERIDGLPTHRIVQRGVGYVPEDREVFSQLTVAENLRLATRGGAPHRDLVDELFPDLVQRSAQRAGSLSGGQQQMLSLARTLLNDNRILLVDEPTKGLAPMIVQDVAAALERAAATTPILLVEQNLPIVRRLADTVVVIEGGRVVHTGDAGELLDDDERTQRLLGVHTTGDDDDARTDSEVDR; encoded by the coding sequence GTGAGCGCCCCGTCCAGCACCGCACCGCTTCTCCGCGTGAGCGGCCTGAGCGCCCTCATCGACGGCCAGCAGGTCGTCGAGTCCGTCGACTTCGAGGTGCCTCCCACCGGCGTGACGGCCGTCCTCGGTCGCAACGGCGTCGGCAAGACGAGCACCTTGCGCGCGATCATGGGTCTGATCACCCGCTCCGGCACGGTCGAGTTCGAGGGCGAGCGCATCGACGGCCTGCCCACGCACCGCATCGTGCAGCGCGGGGTCGGCTACGTGCCGGAAGACCGGGAGGTCTTCTCGCAGCTCACGGTCGCCGAGAACCTCAGGCTCGCCACGCGCGGCGGCGCGCCTCATCGCGACCTCGTCGACGAGCTCTTCCCCGACCTCGTGCAGCGCAGTGCTCAACGGGCCGGGTCGCTCTCCGGCGGCCAGCAGCAGATGCTGTCCCTGGCTCGCACGCTTCTCAACGACAACCGCATCCTGCTCGTCGACGAGCCCACCAAGGGCCTCGCGCCGATGATCGTGCAGGATGTCGCCGCCGCGCTCGAGCGCGCCGCGGCCACGACTCCCATCCTGCTCGTCGAGCAGAACCTGCCGATCGTGCGCCGCCTGGCGGACACCGTCGTCGTGATCGAGGGCGGCCGCGTGGTGCACACGGGAGACGCGGGCGAGCTCCTCGACGACGACGAGCGCACCCAGCGCCTCCTCGGCGTCCACACGACGGGCGACGACGACGACGCGCGTACCGACTCGGAGGTCGACCGATGA
- a CDS encoding branched-chain amino acid ABC transporter permease: MSTVILLLITGLGLGALYFLVASGLSLIYGLMGVLNFAHGSFLTLGAFLGWEFARRMDDGSWGTFLLSILVGAIVGATVAALTELLLIRPLYLRHIEQVLVTVGLSLATVALFEGIWGVDPIFIVGPEWLAQTTDIGGALIPNDRFILIAAALLVLLALVLFLKFTRYGLIIRAGVENRAMVTALGIDVRKAFTLVFAIGGAAAGIGGVLASHYFGYVSPLIGGSLLIFAFIVTVIGGLGSLTGAAIASVVVAVLQQFANFYLGGTGDFMVVVLLAVVLLVRPTGLLGSKAS, translated from the coding sequence ATGAGCACCGTGATCCTTCTTCTCATCACGGGTCTCGGGCTCGGGGCGCTGTACTTCCTCGTGGCGAGCGGCCTCTCGCTCATCTACGGCCTCATGGGCGTGCTCAACTTCGCTCACGGCTCCTTCCTCACCCTCGGCGCGTTCCTCGGCTGGGAGTTCGCGCGCCGCATGGACGACGGGTCGTGGGGCACCTTCCTGCTCTCGATCCTCGTGGGCGCGATCGTCGGTGCGACCGTCGCGGCGCTCACCGAGCTGCTGCTCATCAGACCGCTCTATCTGCGGCACATCGAGCAGGTGCTCGTGACCGTCGGCCTCTCGCTGGCGACCGTCGCGCTCTTCGAGGGAATCTGGGGCGTCGACCCGATCTTCATCGTCGGGCCCGAGTGGCTCGCGCAGACCACCGACATCGGGGGTGCGCTCATCCCCAACGACCGGTTCATCCTCATCGCGGCGGCACTGCTCGTGCTTCTCGCGCTCGTGCTCTTCCTTAAGTTCACGCGCTACGGGCTCATCATCCGCGCGGGCGTCGAGAACCGTGCGATGGTGACGGCGCTCGGCATCGACGTGCGCAAAGCCTTCACCCTGGTCTTCGCGATCGGCGGCGCGGCGGCGGGCATCGGCGGCGTTCTCGCCTCGCACTACTTCGGCTACGTCTCCCCGCTCATCGGCGGATCGCTGCTCATCTTCGCCTTCATCGTCACGGTGATCGGCGGCCTCGGCTCGCTCACGGGGGCGGCCATCGCCTCGGTCGTCGTCGCCGTGCTGCAGCAGTTCGCCAACTTCTATCTGGGGGGAACGGGGGACTTCATGGTCGTGGTGCTCTTGGCCGTCGTCCTGCTCGTCCGCCCCACGGGACTCCTCGGGAGCAAGGCATCATGA
- a CDS encoding branched-chain amino acid ABC transporter permease, whose translation MTLIDRIRTARATPWVIGGALILVFALLPVLNLSLPGILPGATYTPGTLQLLAFAMVFATLALSYHLLFGVAGLLSFGHALYFAVGAYGLGIVLRDTQLALVPAMGVVLLGAVVLAAALGALSLRVTGIAFAMVTLAFAQAGSVLVRRNAAITNGEEGLPLEVANIPTELVGVINTRNLYWIALGMLVVVFLIVTWFERSRAGHVVVAARENDLRVRVLGMTPFTVRLITVVLAGSLAALVGMVYLLLQSGVTPAVTTPDFTLTLLVIVVLGGVGSRWGAVVGGLIYTLLDQRLTALSRSETIADLPDVLRIPLSEPLFILGTLFILVVVLLPGGLAGLARRATARLARRRPEPERPLEEAR comes from the coding sequence ATGACCCTCATCGACCGCATCCGCACCGCTCGCGCGACCCCGTGGGTCATCGGCGGGGCGCTCATCCTGGTGTTCGCGCTCCTCCCGGTGCTCAACCTGAGCCTGCCCGGCATCCTGCCCGGTGCGACGTACACGCCGGGCACCCTGCAGCTGCTCGCCTTCGCGATGGTCTTCGCGACCCTCGCCCTCAGCTACCACCTGCTGTTCGGAGTCGCCGGCCTGCTCTCGTTCGGCCACGCGCTCTACTTCGCGGTCGGCGCCTACGGCCTCGGGATCGTGCTGCGGGACACGCAGCTCGCCCTCGTGCCCGCCATGGGCGTCGTGCTGCTCGGCGCGGTCGTGCTCGCCGCGGCACTCGGCGCGCTGAGTCTGCGCGTCACGGGTATCGCGTTCGCGATGGTGACGCTCGCCTTCGCCCAGGCCGGCTCGGTGCTCGTGCGCCGCAACGCGGCGATCACGAACGGCGAAGAGGGGCTGCCTCTCGAGGTGGCGAACATCCCGACCGAGCTCGTGGGCGTCATCAATACGCGCAACCTGTATTGGATCGCACTCGGGATGCTCGTGGTCGTGTTCCTCATCGTCACGTGGTTCGAGCGCTCCCGCGCCGGCCACGTCGTCGTCGCGGCACGGGAGAACGACCTGCGGGTGCGCGTGCTGGGCATGACGCCGTTCACCGTTCGACTCATCACCGTCGTGCTCGCCGGCTCGCTCGCGGCGCTCGTGGGCATGGTCTACCTGCTCCTGCAGAGCGGCGTCACGCCGGCCGTGACGACGCCCGACTTCACGCTCACCCTGCTCGTGATCGTCGTGCTCGGCGGTGTCGGGTCCCGCTGGGGAGCGGTCGTCGGTGGCCTCATCTACACGCTCCTCGACCAGCGCCTCACGGCCCTCTCGCGCTCCGAGACGATCGCCGACCTGCCCGATGTGTTGCGCATTCCGCTGAGCGAGCCGCTGTTCATTCTCGGCACCCTCTTTATCCTGGTGGTGGTGCTTCTGCCCGGTGGCCTGGCGGGCCTCGCGCGTCGGGCGACCGCGCGCCTGGCGCGACGGCGTCCTGAGCCGGAGCGCCCGCTCGAGGAGGCGCGATGA
- a CDS encoding class I adenylate-forming enzyme family protein — MTETHPLDPHPHDTQHDGLHTLGRWTGDRARATPERIAIDDRGVELSYRELHDRASRLARLLRSAGYGVGDRIATLTGNSADHVVLFFACAQAGLVLVPISWRLSPREIAQQLELSDPALLVVEDEFASLASASLERLLAPPPRASVGSRGVERAVPAPLRGRLADAPPQRPVGDDDALLLMFTSGTLAAPKGVILTHANCFWTNLALSRTAEITSQDTVLAVMPQYHVGGWNVQPLLAWWMGATVVLERTFDPGRVLHLIADRGITTTMGVPANYLLLAEHPDFASTDLSTLRHAIAGGAPMPEPLLRTWHARGVALTQGYGLTEASPNVLCLPDEDARRRVGSAGRPYPHVEVLLVDPVTSEPIEGAGTGELLVRGPSVFTGYFRDAAQTAATLTDGWLRTGDLMARDDDGYYRVIDRIKDIFITGGESVAPAEIEAVLFEHPAVSDVAVIGVPDERWGEVPVAYIVPRSGVPRDETALREHCAARLARFKVPTRILEIESIPRSGADKVRRRDLLEAWGGAQLAATGGAS, encoded by the coding sequence ATGACCGAGACCCACCCGCTCGACCCCCACCCGCACGACACCCAGCACGACGGCCTGCACACTCTCGGCCGCTGGACGGGGGATCGTGCCAGGGCGACCCCGGAGCGCATCGCGATCGACGACCGCGGTGTCGAGTTGAGCTATCGCGAGCTGCACGATCGAGCATCCCGACTCGCCCGTCTGCTGCGCAGCGCCGGGTACGGCGTCGGCGACCGCATCGCGACCCTCACGGGCAACAGCGCCGACCACGTCGTGCTGTTCTTCGCGTGCGCGCAGGCCGGGCTCGTGCTCGTGCCCATCTCGTGGCGCCTGTCGCCCCGCGAGATCGCGCAGCAGCTCGAGCTCTCCGACCCCGCCCTGCTGGTCGTGGAGGACGAGTTCGCCTCCCTCGCCTCCGCGTCGCTCGAGCGGCTTCTCGCCCCGCCGCCCCGCGCGAGCGTCGGTTCTCGAGGCGTCGAGCGCGCGGTGCCTGCGCCGCTGCGCGGCCGCCTCGCGGATGCCCCGCCGCAGCGCCCCGTGGGCGACGACGACGCCCTGCTCCTCATGTTCACCTCGGGCACCCTCGCCGCCCCGAAGGGCGTCATCCTCACCCACGCGAACTGCTTCTGGACGAACCTCGCGCTCTCGCGCACCGCCGAGATCACGAGCCAGGACACCGTGCTCGCCGTCATGCCGCAGTACCACGTGGGCGGCTGGAACGTGCAGCCGCTGCTCGCCTGGTGGATGGGGGCCACCGTCGTGCTCGAGCGCACCTTCGACCCCGGTCGAGTGCTGCACCTCATCGCCGACCGCGGCATCACGACGACCATGGGTGTGCCCGCGAACTACCTGCTGCTCGCCGAGCACCCCGACTTCGCGAGCACCGACCTGTCGACGTTGCGGCACGCGATCGCGGGCGGCGCTCCCATGCCCGAGCCGCTCCTGCGCACCTGGCACGCTCGCGGCGTCGCGCTCACGCAGGGCTACGGCCTCACCGAAGCCTCGCCGAACGTGCTGTGCCTGCCCGATGAGGACGCTCGGCGTCGGGTCGGGTCTGCGGGGCGGCCGTACCCCCACGTCGAGGTGCTGCTCGTCGACCCGGTGACGAGCGAGCCGATCGAGGGCGCCGGCACGGGAGAGCTGCTCGTGCGGGGGCCGAGCGTCTTCACGGGGTACTTCCGCGATGCGGCGCAGACCGCGGCGACGCTCACCGACGGCTGGCTGCGCACCGGCGACCTCATGGCGCGCGATGACGACGGCTACTACCGCGTGATCGATCGCATCAAGGACATCTTCATCACGGGTGGGGAGTCGGTCGCGCCCGCCGAGATCGAGGCGGTGTTGTTCGAGCACCCCGCGGTCTCCGACGTCGCCGTCATCGGCGTGCCGGACGAGCGATGGGGCGAGGTGCCGGTCGCCTACATCGTGCCGCGCTCGGGCGTCCCTCGGGACGAGACGGCGCTGCGCGAGCACTGCGCGGCGCGACTGGCACGGTTCAAGGTGCCCACGCGCATCCTCGAGATCGAGTCCATTCCCCGGTCGGGCGCCGACAAGGTGCGCCGCCGCGACCTGCTCGAGGCCTGGGGCGGCGCCCAGCTCGCCGCGACGGGCGGTGCCTCGTGA